From the Streptomyces syringium genome, one window contains:
- a CDS encoding GTP-binding protein yields MVFRRSDRGHKRSATDPVTLKLLVAGGFGVGKTTLVGAVSEIRPLRTEEVLTEAGRPVDDTHGVENKRTTTVAMDFGRITLRDDLVLYLFGTPGQDRFWFLWDELAQGALGAVVLADTRRLADCFAAVDYFERRDIPFTLAVNVFDGAVRYPEETVREALDLDPDVPVVLCDARERDSAKQVLISVVEHAMATGAARRAAAV; encoded by the coding sequence ATGGTGTTCAGGCGCTCCGACCGGGGCCACAAACGGTCCGCCACCGACCCGGTGACCCTCAAGCTCCTGGTCGCGGGCGGCTTCGGGGTCGGCAAGACCACGCTCGTGGGCGCGGTGAGCGAGATCAGACCCCTGCGCACCGAGGAAGTGCTGACCGAGGCGGGCCGCCCCGTCGACGACACCCACGGCGTCGAGAACAAACGCACCACCACCGTCGCCATGGACTTCGGGCGCATCACCCTCCGCGACGACCTGGTCCTCTACCTCTTCGGCACCCCCGGCCAGGACCGCTTCTGGTTCCTCTGGGACGAGCTGGCCCAGGGCGCGCTCGGGGCGGTCGTCCTCGCGGACACCCGGCGGCTCGCGGACTGCTTTGCCGCCGTCGACTACTTCGAGCGCCGCGACATCCCCTTCACCCTCGCCGTCAACGTCTTCGACGGCGCCGTCCGCTATCCCGAGGAGACCGTGCGCGAGGCACTCGACCTCGACCCCGACGTCCCCGTCGTCCTGTGCGACGCCCGCGAGCGCGACTCCGCCAAGCAGGTCCTCATATCCGTCGTCGAGCACGCCATGGCCACGGGAGCCGCTCGCCGGGCGGCTGCCGTATGA
- a CDS encoding roadblock/LC7 domain-containing protein, with protein MTAPKAAIRTAPTGRSTEEQTGTGELSWLLDDLVERVGSISKALVLSGDGLPTGTSKGLTREDGEHLAAVASGFHSLAKGVGRHFKAGDVRQTMVELDEAFLFVTAAGDGSCLAVLTDAESDIGLVAYEMTLLVKRVGAHLGTAPRTGVAADE; from the coding sequence ATGACCGCACCGAAGGCCGCGATACGCACTGCCCCAACCGGGCGGAGCACGGAAGAGCAGACCGGGACGGGGGAGCTGAGCTGGCTCCTCGACGACCTGGTCGAGCGCGTCGGCAGCATCAGCAAGGCCCTCGTCCTCTCCGGCGACGGCCTGCCCACCGGCACCTCGAAGGGCCTCACCCGTGAGGACGGCGAACATCTGGCCGCCGTCGCCTCCGGCTTCCACAGCCTCGCCAAGGGCGTGGGCCGGCACTTCAAGGCCGGTGACGTCCGCCAGACCATGGTCGAGCTGGACGAGGCCTTCCTGTTCGTCACCGCCGCCGGCGACGGCAGCTGCCTGGCCGTGCTCACGGACGCGGAGTCCGACATCGGGCTGGTCGCCTACGAGATGACGCTGCTCGTCAAGCGTGTGGGCGCACACCTGGGCACCGCTCCGCGGACCGGCGTGGCCGCCGACGAGTGA
- a CDS encoding acetoacetate--CoA ligase, producing the protein MTTAPQPATQPEPLWRPGEDRVARAQVTRFQTWAAEQHGAPAPVPGDPAASYAALHRWSVDELERFWQAVAQWCDVRFTSPYERVLADRGMPGATWFPGATLNYAEHALRAAEDPGRAHEPALLHVDETHEPAPVTWAELRRQVGSLAAELRRLGVRPGDRVSGYLPNIPHAVVALLATAAVGGVWTSCAPDFGARSVLDRFQQVEPVVLFTVDGYHYGGKRHTRADVVTELRAELPTVRAVVHIPLLGTAAPEGALDWDALVSADVEPVFEQLPFDHPLWVLYSSGTTGLPKAIVQSQGGILLEHLKQLALHCDLGPQDRFFWYTSTGWMMWNFLVSGLLVGSTVVLYDGSPGHPDTGAQWRIAERTGATLFGTSAAYVMACRKAEVHPGRDFDLSHVKCVATTGSPLPPDGFRWIHDEVAEDMWIASVSGGTDVCSCFAGAVPTLPVHIGELQAPCLGTDLQAWDAHGKPVVDEVGELIVAAPMPSMPIRFWNDPDGTRYRESYFEMFPGAWRHGDWITLTSRGSVIIHGRSDSTLNRQGVRMGSADIYEAVERLPEIRESLVIGAEQPDGGYWMPLFVHLAPDATLDDELLTRIKRTIREQLSPRHVPDEVIEVPGIPHTLTGKRIEVPVKRLLQGTPLEKAVNPGSVDNIDLLRFYEDLARSRATG; encoded by the coding sequence ATGACCACCGCACCGCAGCCCGCCACCCAGCCGGAGCCCCTGTGGCGTCCCGGCGAGGACCGTGTCGCCCGCGCGCAGGTCACCCGCTTCCAGACCTGGGCCGCGGAACAGCACGGCGCCCCCGCCCCGGTCCCCGGCGATCCCGCCGCGAGCTACGCCGCCCTGCACCGCTGGTCGGTGGACGAGCTGGAGCGCTTCTGGCAGGCCGTCGCGCAATGGTGCGACGTCCGCTTCACGAGCCCCTACGAGCGGGTGCTCGCCGACCGGGGCATGCCGGGCGCGACCTGGTTCCCCGGCGCCACCCTCAACTACGCCGAACACGCCCTGCGCGCCGCCGAGGACCCGGGCCGCGCCCACGAGCCGGCCCTCCTGCACGTCGACGAGACCCACGAGCCGGCCCCCGTCACCTGGGCGGAGCTCCGCCGCCAGGTCGGCTCCCTCGCGGCCGAACTGCGCCGCCTCGGCGTCCGCCCCGGCGACCGGGTCAGCGGCTACCTGCCCAACATCCCGCACGCCGTCGTCGCCCTGCTCGCCACCGCCGCCGTCGGCGGCGTGTGGACCTCCTGCGCCCCCGACTTCGGCGCCCGCAGCGTCCTGGACCGCTTCCAGCAGGTCGAGCCCGTCGTCCTGTTCACCGTCGACGGCTACCACTACGGCGGCAAGCGCCACACGCGCGCCGACGTGGTCACCGAGCTGCGTGCCGAGCTCCCCACCGTGCGCGCGGTCGTGCACATCCCGCTGCTCGGCACGGCGGCCCCCGAGGGCGCCCTCGACTGGGACGCCCTCGTCTCGGCGGACGTGGAGCCCGTCTTCGAGCAGCTCCCCTTCGACCACCCGCTGTGGGTCCTCTACTCCTCCGGCACCACCGGCCTGCCCAAGGCCATCGTCCAGTCCCAGGGCGGCATCCTCCTCGAACACCTCAAGCAGCTCGCCCTGCACTGCGACCTCGGCCCGCAGGACCGCTTCTTCTGGTACACCTCCACCGGCTGGATGATGTGGAACTTCCTCGTCTCCGGCCTCCTGGTGGGCTCCACCGTCGTCCTCTACGACGGCAGCCCCGGCCACCCCGACACCGGCGCCCAGTGGCGCATCGCCGAGCGCACCGGCGCCACCCTCTTCGGCACCTCCGCCGCCTACGTCATGGCCTGCCGCAAGGCCGAGGTCCACCCCGGCCGCGACTTCGACCTCTCCCACGTCAAGTGCGTCGCCACCACCGGCTCACCCCTGCCGCCCGACGGCTTCCGCTGGATCCACGACGAGGTCGCCGAGGACATGTGGATCGCCTCCGTCAGCGGCGGCACCGACGTCTGCAGCTGCTTCGCCGGAGCCGTCCCCACCCTCCCCGTGCACATCGGCGAACTCCAGGCCCCCTGCCTCGGCACGGACCTCCAGGCCTGGGACGCCCACGGCAAGCCCGTGGTCGACGAGGTGGGCGAGCTGATCGTCGCGGCTCCCATGCCGTCCATGCCCATCCGCTTCTGGAACGACCCCGACGGCACGCGCTACCGCGAGAGCTACTTCGAGATGTTCCCCGGCGCCTGGCGGCACGGCGACTGGATCACCCTCACCTCGCGCGGCAGCGTCATCATCCACGGCCGTTCCGACTCCACCCTCAACCGCCAGGGCGTACGGATGGGCTCCGCCGACATCTACGAGGCCGTCGAACGGCTCCCCGAGATCCGCGAATCCCTCGTCATCGGCGCCGAACAGCCCGACGGGGGCTACTGGATGCCGCTCTTCGTCCACCTCGCCCCCGACGCCACTCTGGACGACGAACTGCTCACCCGCATCAAGCGGACGATCCGCGAACAGCTCTCCCCGCGCCACGTCCCCGACGAGGTCATCGAGGTCCCGGGCATCCCGCACACCCTCACCGGCAAGCGCATCGAGGTCCCCGTCAAGCGACTCCTCCAGGGCACCCCGCTGGAGAAGGCCGTCAACCCCGGCTCCGTCGACAACATCGACCTCCTGCGCTTCTACGAGGACCTGGCCCGCAGCCGCGCCACCGGCTGA
- the glpK gene encoding glycerol kinase GlpK — MTDSYVAAIDQGTTSSRCIVFDRSGAIVAVEQREHRQIFPRPGWVEHDAAEIWTKVQAVVAGALARAGLRADELSALGITNQRETTILWDRTTGKPVHNAIVWQDTRTSALCHELGGAAGQDRFRQATGLPLASYFSGPKVAWLLDHVPGLRRRAENGEIAFGTVDSWLIWNLTGGTDGGTHVTDVTNAARTMLMNLATLQWDPAILAAMNIPEAVLPEIRSSSEVYGRAVGRLAGVPVASALGDQQAAVFGQTCFGVGEAKNTYGTGSFLLLNTGERPVPSKNGLLTTVGYRLGGEPPVYCLEGSIAVTGSLVQWFRDQLGLIRSADEIEPLAASVPDNGGAYVVPAFSGLYAPYWRSDARGVITGLTGYVTKAHLARAVLEATSWQTREVVDAMYQDSGVRITSLKVDGGMTVNGLLMQHQADVLGVPVIRPVISETTCLGAAYAAGLATGVWRDLGELRSHWRPDTEWTPRLGAAAREGEYRNWRKAVERSFGWYEEPAAGA, encoded by the coding sequence ATGACGGACTCGTACGTCGCCGCGATCGATCAGGGCACCACCTCCAGCCGCTGCATCGTCTTCGACCGGAGTGGTGCGATCGTCGCCGTCGAGCAGCGTGAGCACCGCCAGATCTTCCCCAGGCCCGGCTGGGTGGAGCACGACGCGGCGGAGATCTGGACGAAGGTGCAGGCGGTGGTGGCGGGGGCGCTGGCCCGGGCGGGGCTGCGGGCCGACGAGCTGAGCGCGCTGGGTATCACCAACCAGCGTGAGACGACCATCCTGTGGGACCGCACCACGGGCAAGCCGGTGCACAACGCCATCGTCTGGCAGGACACCCGCACCTCGGCGCTCTGCCACGAGCTGGGTGGAGCGGCCGGCCAGGACCGGTTCCGGCAGGCCACGGGGCTGCCGTTGGCCAGCTATTTCTCCGGGCCCAAGGTCGCCTGGCTGCTGGACCACGTGCCGGGGCTGCGCCGGCGGGCGGAGAACGGTGAGATCGCGTTCGGCACCGTGGACTCGTGGCTGATCTGGAATCTGACGGGCGGCACGGACGGCGGGACGCACGTCACGGACGTCACCAACGCGGCGCGCACGATGCTGATGAACCTCGCGACCCTCCAGTGGGATCCCGCGATCCTGGCCGCGATGAACATCCCGGAGGCGGTGCTGCCGGAGATCCGGTCCTCGTCGGAGGTGTACGGGAGGGCTGTCGGGCGGCTCGCCGGGGTGCCGGTGGCGTCGGCGCTCGGCGATCAGCAGGCGGCGGTCTTCGGGCAGACGTGTTTCGGGGTGGGCGAGGCCAAGAACACGTACGGCACGGGCAGTTTCCTGCTGCTGAACACGGGTGAGCGGCCCGTTCCGTCGAAGAACGGGCTGCTGACGACCGTGGGGTACCGGCTCGGTGGCGAGCCGCCGGTCTACTGCCTGGAAGGGTCGATCGCCGTGACCGGCTCGCTGGTGCAGTGGTTCCGCGACCAGCTGGGGCTGATCCGCTCGGCCGACGAGATCGAGCCGCTGGCGGCGAGCGTGCCGGACAACGGCGGCGCGTACGTCGTCCCCGCGTTCTCCGGCCTGTACGCGCCGTACTGGCGTTCCGACGCCCGTGGTGTGATCACCGGGCTGACGGGATACGTGACGAAGGCCCATCTGGCGCGGGCCGTGCTGGAGGCGACGAGCTGGCAGACGCGTGAGGTCGTGGACGCGATGTACCAGGACTCGGGGGTGCGGATCACCTCGCTCAAGGTGGACGGCGGGATGACGGTCAACGGTCTGCTGATGCAGCATCAGGCCGATGTGCTCGGCGTGCCGGTGATCCGTCCGGTGATCTCGGAGACGACGTGTCTGGGCGCGGCGTACGCGGCGGGGCTCGCCACGGGCGTCTGGCGGGACCTGGGCGAGCTGCGGTCGCACTGGCGGCCCGATACCGAGTGGACGCCGCGGCTGGGGGCGGCGGCGCGGGAGGGCGAGTACCGCAATTGGCGCAAGGCGGTGGAGCGCAGCTTCGGCTGGTACGAGGAGCCTGCGGCCGGGGCTTGA
- the ptsP gene encoding phosphoenolpyruvate--protein phosphotransferase: METTLRGVGVSHGVAIGEVRHMGTAVLEPPAKQIPTDEAPREQGRARQAVEAVAADLIARGNLAGGEAQHVLEAQAMMAQDPELMADVDRRITVGSTAERAVYDAFAAYRALLANAGEYLAGRVADLDDVRNRIVARLLGVPMPGVPDSDEPYVLIARDLAPADTALLDPTLVLGFVTEEGGPTSHSAILARALGVPAVVALPGAGELAEGTVVAVDGSTGDVFVDPSLEKRDELTKAAEERKAALSASSGPGATSDGHKVPLLANVGGPADVPAAVEAGAEGVGLFRTEFLFLDDSKKAPSEAKQVEAYRKVLEAFPEGRVVVRVLDAGADKPLDFLTPADEPNPALGVRGLRTLLDHPDVLRTQLTALAKAAAGLPVYLEVMAPMVADRTDAKAFADACREAGLNAKFGAMVEIPSAALRARSILQEVEFLSLGTNDLAQYTFAADRQVGAVSRLQDPWQPALLDLVAASAEAAKAEGKSCGVCGEAAADPLLACVLTGLGVTSLSMGAASIPYVRATLAKHTLAQCERAAAAARATDSAEEARVAAQAVLSGE, from the coding sequence ATGGAGACAACGCTGCGAGGCGTCGGCGTGAGCCACGGTGTGGCGATCGGCGAGGTGCGGCACATGGGCACGGCGGTTCTGGAGCCGCCGGCCAAGCAGATTCCGACGGACGAGGCACCGCGGGAGCAGGGGCGCGCCCGCCAGGCCGTCGAGGCCGTCGCCGCCGATCTCATCGCGCGCGGCAACCTGGCCGGTGGCGAGGCCCAGCACGTGCTCGAGGCCCAGGCCATGATGGCCCAGGACCCCGAGCTGATGGCGGACGTGGACCGGCGCATCACCGTCGGCAGCACCGCCGAGCGCGCGGTGTACGACGCCTTCGCCGCCTACCGGGCGCTGCTCGCCAACGCCGGCGAGTACCTGGCCGGCCGGGTGGCCGACCTCGACGACGTGCGCAACCGCATCGTCGCGCGCCTGCTGGGCGTGCCGATGCCGGGTGTGCCGGACAGTGACGAGCCGTACGTGCTGATCGCCCGGGACCTCGCTCCCGCCGACACGGCACTGCTCGACCCGACGCTGGTGCTGGGCTTCGTGACCGAGGAGGGCGGGCCGACCAGCCACAGCGCCATCCTGGCGCGGGCGCTCGGGGTACCCGCGGTCGTGGCGCTGCCCGGCGCGGGTGAGCTTGCCGAAGGCACGGTGGTGGCCGTGGACGGCAGCACGGGCGACGTCTTCGTCGACCCCAGCCTGGAGAAGCGCGACGAGCTGACCAAGGCCGCGGAGGAGCGGAAGGCGGCGCTGTCCGCCTCGTCCGGTCCGGGCGCGACGTCCGACGGTCACAAGGTGCCGCTGCTCGCCAATGTCGGTGGCCCGGCCGACGTGCCGGCCGCGGTCGAGGCGGGTGCGGAGGGCGTCGGTCTCTTCCGTACCGAGTTCCTCTTCCTCGACGACAGCAAGAAGGCACCGTCCGAGGCCAAGCAGGTCGAGGCGTACCGCAAGGTGCTGGAGGCGTTCCCCGAGGGCCGGGTGGTCGTGCGCGTGCTGGACGCGGGCGCGGACAAGCCGCTGGACTTCCTGACGCCCGCCGACGAGCCGAACCCGGCGCTGGGCGTGCGGGGTCTGCGGACCCTGCTCGACCACCCGGACGTACTGCGCACGCAGCTCACGGCGCTGGCCAAGGCCGCCGCGGGGCTGCCGGTCTACCTCGAGGTCATGGCCCCGATGGTGGCGGACCGGACCGACGCGAAGGCGTTCGCCGACGCGTGCCGCGAGGCGGGGCTGAACGCCAAGTTCGGCGCGATGGTGGAGATCCCCTCCGCCGCGCTGCGAGCACGTTCGATCCTGCAGGAGGTCGAGTTCCTGTCGCTGGGGACGAACGACCTCGCGCAGTACACCTTCGCCGCCGACCGTCAGGTCGGTGCGGTGTCGCGTCTGCAGGACCCGTGGCAGCCGGCGCTGCTCGACCTGGTCGCCGCCTCGGCGGAGGCCGCCAAGGCCGAGGGCAAGAGCTGTGGTGTGTGCGGTGAGGCCGCGGCCGACCCGCTGCTCGCCTGTGTGCTGACGGGTCTGGGCGTGACGAGCCTGTCCATGGGCGCCGCGTCGATTCCGTATGTGCGCGCGACGCTGGCCAAGCACACGCTCGCGCAGTGCGAGCGTGCCGCCGCCGCGGCCCGTGCCACCGACAGTGCCGAGGAGGCCCGCGTGGCCGCGCAGGCGGTGCTGTCCGGCGAGTGA
- a CDS encoding DUF742 domain-containing protein produces the protein MTGDHSASPRGAPTPPGGPATAPSREAGRPHPGAPAARWYDDAAGPVVRPYAMTRGRTRSAAEAKLDLIAVVVADETLADHPGGAHAIADQTLSPEHLDIVDLSRDAPQSIAELSAGLDLPVGVVRVLVGDLIDAELVRVSRPVPPAELPDESVLREVIDGLRAL, from the coding sequence ATGACCGGAGACCATTCCGCGTCCCCCCGGGGGGCACCGACACCCCCCGGGGGCCCGGCCACCGCGCCCTCGCGGGAAGCGGGACGCCCCCACCCGGGGGCGCCCGCCGCCCGCTGGTACGACGACGCGGCGGGCCCCGTCGTCCGCCCGTACGCGATGACCCGGGGGCGCACCCGCAGCGCCGCCGAGGCCAAGCTCGACCTCATCGCCGTCGTCGTCGCCGACGAGACCCTGGCCGACCACCCCGGCGGCGCGCACGCCATCGCCGACCAGACGCTGTCCCCGGAGCACCTCGACATCGTCGACCTCAGCCGTGACGCACCGCAGTCCATCGCCGAGCTGTCCGCCGGACTCGATCTGCCGGTCGGCGTGGTCCGGGTCCTCGTCGGAGACCTGATCGACGCCGAGCTGGTACGGGTCTCCCGGCCGGTCCCCCCGGCGGAGCTGCCCGACGAGAGCGTGCTGCGCGAGGTGATCGACGGCCTGCGGGCGCTGTGA
- a CDS encoding M15 family metallopeptidase, producing MSRLSAVLRALVLPLAVVVAVTSAPLAQAQPEPRPPKEFVALSDVDPTILQEMRYYTPHNFTGHRVEGYRRPLCLLTRPAAEALRGAQRALLRRGYGLKVYDCYRPQRAVDDFVAWAKDLDDLRMKAEFYPRVAKSRLFLDGYIAEKSGHSRGSTLDLTIVRLPAVPTRPYVPGEPLVSCYAPKELRFPDNSVDMGTGYDCFDTLSHTADPRVQGVPRANRMLLKSLMEEAGFVNLAEEWWHYTYRAEPFPDTYFDFPVSRRPAP from the coding sequence ATGTCACGACTCTCCGCCGTCTTGCGTGCTCTCGTCCTGCCCCTCGCCGTTGTCGTCGCCGTCACCTCCGCGCCCCTGGCCCAGGCGCAGCCGGAACCGCGGCCGCCGAAGGAGTTCGTCGCGCTCTCCGACGTCGATCCCACGATCCTCCAGGAGATGCGCTACTACACCCCGCACAACTTCACCGGCCACCGCGTCGAGGGCTACCGCCGTCCCCTGTGTCTGCTCACCCGCCCGGCCGCCGAGGCCCTGCGCGGGGCTCAGCGTGCGCTGCTGCGCCGGGGCTACGGGTTGAAGGTCTACGACTGCTACCGCCCGCAGCGCGCGGTCGATGACTTCGTGGCGTGGGCGAAGGATCTCGACGATCTGAGGATGAAGGCGGAGTTCTATCCGCGCGTGGCGAAGTCACGGCTGTTCCTGGACGGGTACATCGCCGAGAAGTCCGGGCACAGCAGGGGCAGCACCCTGGATCTGACGATCGTGCGGCTGCCGGCCGTGCCGACGCGGCCGTACGTCCCCGGGGAGCCGCTGGTGTCCTGCTACGCGCCGAAGGAGCTGCGCTTCCCCGACAACTCCGTCGACATGGGCACGGGGTACGACTGCTTCGACACCCTGTCGCACACCGCGGACCCGCGGGTCCAGGGTGTGCCGCGGGCGAACCGGATGCTGCTGAAGTCCCTGATGGAGGAGGCCGGTTTCGTCAATCTCGCCGAGGAGTGGTGGCACTACACCTACCGCGCGGAGCCGTTCCCCGACACCTATTTCGACTTCCCCGTCTCGCGTCGTCCAGCGCCTTGA
- a CDS encoding glycoside hydrolase family 31 protein, translating to MDARELVRSVRSVAAVRTVGSARGLRSVRSAWRRWRADSVELPPPGAGRARVPGEAVGAEPQPGGGVVRFARSSLRVRVAAGGAVFCGWDGAEPEPSYALAGACPEADERAVLEPDTDGGWRVVSERVLVVVSRLGAVEVRTPGGVMLRRDLPPRWWEPVPAALRGPAGSAGPRTAAGTGSPAGSPWVQRSEVAADARFFGLGGRAAGPRLRTGAYRLWNTDPGGAFEPGDDPLYVTMPVQLVVADAGTHLVFHDNSWDGRVALWEGEEGEGSGHDRPGRGELRMDGGPVRYWVMAGTPARVLHAWAALTGAPALPPAWALGHHHARWGFGSEREVRRVVTGYQERGLPLSALHLDIDHYRGHRVFTVDRERFPDLPGLAAELREQGVRLVSIVDPGVKAEPGLAEYDSGVAAGAFVRDRRGREVRGEVWSGESVFPDFTDPGVRAWWGGLYAERLAQGFSGVWHDMNEPVSFAAFGDPTLPRSARHALEGRGGDHREAHNVYGLAMARAGYEGLCELRPQERPFLFSRSGWAGMQRYGGTWSGDVTTGWPGLRASLALVLGMGLCGVPYSGPDIGGFTGSPSPELYLRWFQLGSYLPLFRTHAAIGAGRREPWEFGARTLEHATAALRERVRLLPYFMTLAHLARRTGAPYVRPVWWRSPEDRALRDCEDAFLLGDSLLVAPVLEQGADRRAVRLPRGRWYDTATGLAHEGPGQVLLDAPLSRIPVLARAGSVLPVAGADGQVELEVWAPAPGRTGGGVLITDAGDGWEQPEVVRFTTRSRGGVVTVEQDGAEEVSYPVRVRGSAAGSAAR from the coding sequence ATGGATGCGCGTGAGCTGGTGCGGTCGGTGAGGTCGGTGGCGGCGGTGCGGACGGTGGGGTCGGCGCGGGGGCTGCGGTCCGTGCGGTCGGCGTGGCGGCGGTGGCGCGCGGACTCGGTGGAGCTGCCCCCGCCGGGGGCGGGGCGGGCGCGGGTGCCCGGCGAGGCGGTGGGGGCCGAGCCGCAGCCGGGGGGTGGGGTGGTGCGGTTCGCGCGGTCGTCGTTGCGGGTGCGGGTGGCGGCGGGCGGTGCGGTGTTCTGCGGCTGGGACGGGGCGGAGCCGGAGCCGTCGTACGCGCTGGCGGGGGCGTGTCCGGAGGCGGACGAGCGAGCGGTGCTGGAGCCGGACACCGACGGCGGCTGGCGGGTGGTGTCCGAACGGGTGCTGGTGGTGGTGTCCCGGCTCGGGGCGGTGGAGGTGCGGACTCCGGGCGGGGTGATGCTGCGGCGTGATCTGCCGCCGCGGTGGTGGGAGCCGGTGCCGGCGGCGCTGCGGGGCCCGGCGGGTTCTGCCGGGCCCCGCACTGCCGCCGGCACCGGCTCGCCCGCGGGTTCCCCGTGGGTGCAGCGGTCCGAGGTGGCGGCCGACGCCCGGTTCTTCGGCCTCGGGGGCAGGGCGGCGGGGCCGCGGCTGCGGACCGGTGCGTACCGGCTGTGGAACACCGACCCCGGGGGTGCGTTCGAGCCGGGCGACGACCCGCTGTACGTGACGATGCCGGTGCAGTTGGTGGTGGCGGACGCGGGGACGCATCTGGTGTTCCACGACAATTCGTGGGACGGGCGGGTCGCCCTGTGGGAGGGCGAGGAGGGCGAGGGTTCCGGGCACGACCGGCCGGGCCGTGGTGAGCTGCGGATGGACGGCGGCCCGGTGCGGTATTGGGTGATGGCGGGCACGCCCGCGCGCGTGCTGCACGCGTGGGCGGCGCTCACCGGCGCGCCGGCGCTGCCGCCCGCGTGGGCACTGGGTCACCACCACGCGCGGTGGGGGTTCGGCAGTGAGCGCGAGGTGCGGCGGGTGGTGACCGGGTACCAGGAGCGGGGGCTGCCGCTGTCGGCGCTGCACCTGGACATCGATCACTACCGGGGCCATCGGGTCTTCACCGTGGACCGGGAGCGGTTCCCCGATCTGCCGGGGCTGGCGGCCGAGCTGCGGGAGCAGGGGGTGCGGCTGGTGTCGATCGTGGATCCGGGGGTGAAGGCCGAGCCGGGGCTCGCGGAGTACGACAGCGGGGTGGCGGCGGGGGCCTTCGTACGGGACCGGCGGGGGCGCGAGGTGCGCGGCGAGGTGTGGTCGGGCGAGTCGGTCTTCCCGGACTTCACGGATCCGGGGGTGCGCGCGTGGTGGGGCGGGCTGTACGCGGAGCGGTTGGCGCAGGGCTTCTCCGGGGTGTGGCACGACATGAACGAGCCGGTGTCGTTCGCGGCGTTCGGCGATCCGACGCTGCCGCGCTCGGCCCGGCACGCGTTGGAGGGCCGCGGCGGTGATCACCGCGAGGCGCACAACGTCTACGGGCTGGCGATGGCGCGGGCCGGTTACGAGGGGTTGTGCGAACTGCGCCCGCAGGAGCGGCCGTTCCTCTTCTCCCGCTCGGGCTGGGCGGGGATGCAGCGTTACGGCGGCACGTGGTCGGGTGATGTGACGACGGGGTGGCCGGGGCTGCGGGCGTCGCTGGCGCTGGTGCTGGGGATGGGGCTGTGCGGGGTGCCGTATTCGGGGCCGGACATCGGGGGGTTCACGGGCTCGCCGTCACCGGAGCTGTATCTGCGCTGGTTCCAGCTGGGCTCGTATCTGCCGCTGTTCCGTACGCACGCGGCAATCGGGGCGGGTCGGCGGGAGCCGTGGGAGTTCGGTGCGCGGACTCTCGAGCACGCGACGGCGGCGCTGCGGGAGCGGGTGCGGCTGCTGCCGTATTTCATGACGCTGGCGCATCTGGCGCGGCGCACCGGGGCGCCTTATGTGCGGCCCGTGTGGTGGCGTTCGCCCGAGGACCGGGCCCTGCGGGACTGCGAGGACGCGTTCCTGCTGGGGGATTCGCTGCTGGTGGCGCCGGTGCTGGAGCAGGGGGCGGACCGGCGGGCGGTGCGGCTGCCGCGGGGGCGTTGGTACGACACGGCCACGGGTCTGGCGCACGAGGGGCCGGGGCAGGTGCTGCTGGACGCTCCGCTGTCCCGGATCCCGGTGCTGGCGCGGGCGGGTTCGGTGCTGCCGGTCGCGGGCGCGGACGGGCAGGTGGAACTGGAGGTGTGGGCCCCGGCTCCGGGTCGTACGGGCGGTGGTGTGCTGATCACGGACGCGGGTGACGGCTGGGAGCAGCCGGAGGTGGTGCGCTTCACGACACGGTCACGGGGTGGGGTGGTGACGGTGGAGCAGGACGGTGCGGAGGAGGTGTCGTACCCGGTCCGAGTACGCGGGTCCGCTGCGGGGTCCGCTGCGCGGTAG
- a CDS encoding PTS sugar transporter subunit IIA, with product MTTVTSPIAGRAIGLAAVPDPVFSGAMVGPGTAIDPVREASTAVSPVDGVIVSLHPHAFVVVDAEGHGVLTHLGIDTVQLNGEGFELLVNKGDTVTRGQEIIRWNPVAVEAAGKSPVCPIVALEATADALGDVREDGDLKAGDALFSWQ from the coding sequence ATGACCACCGTGACGTCCCCGATCGCCGGACGCGCCATCGGACTCGCGGCTGTGCCCGACCCCGTCTTCTCCGGCGCGATGGTGGGTCCCGGTACCGCCATCGACCCCGTGCGTGAGGCCTCGACGGCGGTTTCGCCGGTCGACGGTGTCATCGTCTCGCTGCACCCCCACGCGTTCGTCGTCGTCGACGCGGAAGGGCACGGCGTGCTGACGCACCTCGGCATCGACACCGTGCAGCTCAACGGCGAGGGCTTCGAGCTGCTCGTCAACAAGGGCGACACCGTGACGCGCGGCCAGGAAATCATCCGCTGGAACCCCGTCGCGGTCGAGGCCGCCGGCAAGTCGCCGGTCTGCCCGATCGTCGCGCTCGAGGCCACCGCCGACGCGCTGGGCGACGTCCGTGAGGACGGCGACCTCAAGGCCGGCGACGCTCTGTTCTCCTGGCAGTGA